A single window of Archangium gephyra DNA harbors:
- a CDS encoding ABC transporter ATP-binding protein, translating to MQLSGLRRTFPGGLTVLDGMDLDVAAGSFVALVGPSGCGKSTLLRVVAGLDRPDAGTLTFSPPLDHTPGARTPIAYVFQDAHLLPWRSVLDNVALPLELAGVPTPERHASAQALLKEVGLGDATSRYPAQLSGGMRMRVSLARALVTRPRLLLLDEPFAALDELTRNRLDDQLLALWKELGMTVLFVTHSLSEAAYLAERVLVLSRRPARVMLDRHLVLPPERLPALRADPGFAREMGLLLQALEQGEAA from the coding sequence GTGCAGCTCTCCGGCCTCCGGCGCACCTTTCCCGGGGGGCTCACCGTGCTCGACGGGATGGACCTGGACGTCGCCGCGGGCTCCTTCGTGGCCCTGGTGGGCCCCTCCGGCTGCGGCAAGTCCACCCTGCTGCGCGTGGTGGCCGGACTGGACAGGCCCGACGCTGGCACCCTCACCTTCTCCCCTCCCCTGGATCACACGCCGGGGGCGCGCACCCCCATCGCCTACGTCTTCCAGGACGCGCACCTGCTGCCCTGGCGCTCGGTGCTGGACAACGTGGCCCTCCCCCTGGAGCTGGCCGGTGTGCCAACCCCGGAGCGCCATGCCTCGGCCCAGGCCCTGCTGAAGGAGGTGGGGCTCGGCGACGCCACCTCGCGCTATCCGGCCCAGCTCTCCGGCGGCATGCGCATGCGCGTCTCCCTGGCCCGGGCGCTCGTCACCCGGCCCCGGCTGCTGCTGCTGGACGAGCCCTTCGCCGCCCTGGACGAGCTCACCCGCAACCGGCTGGATGATCAGCTCCTCGCGTTGTGGAAGGAGCTGGGGATGACCGTCCTCTTCGTCACCCACTCGCTGTCGGAGGCCGCCTACCTGGCCGAGCGCGTCCTGGTGCTGTCGCGCAGGCCCGCGCGGGTGATGCTGGATCGTCACCTGGTCCTGCCCCCGGAGCGCCTCCCCGCCCTGCGCGCGGATCCTGGCTTCGCCCGGGAGATGGGCCTGCTCCTCCAGGCCCTGGAGCAAGGAGAAGCCGCATGA
- the tesB gene encoding acyl-CoA thioesterase II produces the protein MSRVLDELLALLKLEPIEENLFRGASQDLGYRQLFGGQVIGQALSAATKTVVPERHVHSVHGYFLRSGDASLPVVYTVDRVRDGGSFTTRRVVAIQKGESIFTMMASFQGDEPGYEHQAKMPEVPGPEELASDIELLRRRAHLIPERVREKFLCEKPIEIRPVTLFDPFEPKACEPVKYVWFRADGVLPEDPQVHKYVLAYASDFNLITTTLQPHGASFMQRNMQMASLDHALWFHGNLRVNDWLLYAMDSPWAGNARGLARGHIFTRDGRLVASVAQEGLVRVRQDKR, from the coding sequence ATGAGTCGCGTTCTGGATGAACTGTTGGCGCTGCTCAAGCTGGAGCCCATCGAGGAGAACCTCTTCCGGGGGGCGAGCCAGGATCTGGGCTACCGGCAGCTCTTCGGCGGGCAGGTGATCGGCCAGGCGCTGTCGGCGGCCACCAAGACGGTGGTGCCCGAGCGCCACGTGCACTCGGTCCACGGCTACTTCCTGCGCTCGGGGGACGCCAGCCTGCCCGTGGTCTACACGGTCGATCGCGTGCGCGACGGCGGCAGCTTCACCACCCGGCGCGTGGTGGCCATCCAGAAGGGCGAGTCCATCTTCACCATGATGGCCTCCTTCCAGGGGGACGAGCCCGGCTACGAGCACCAGGCGAAGATGCCCGAGGTGCCCGGGCCGGAGGAGCTGGCCTCGGACATCGAGCTGCTGCGCCGCAGGGCCCACCTCATCCCCGAGCGCGTGCGGGAGAAGTTCCTGTGCGAGAAGCCGATCGAGATCCGTCCGGTGACGCTCTTCGATCCGTTCGAGCCCAAGGCGTGCGAGCCGGTGAAGTACGTGTGGTTCCGCGCCGACGGCGTGCTGCCGGAGGATCCGCAGGTGCACAAGTACGTGCTCGCCTACGCCTCGGACTTCAACCTCATCACCACCACGCTGCAGCCGCACGGCGCCAGCTTCATGCAGCGCAACATGCAGATGGCGAGCCTGGATCACGCCCTGTGGTTCCACGGGAACCTGCGCGTGAACGACTGGCTCCTGTACGCCATGGACAGCCCGTGGGCGGGCAATGCGCGCGGTCTGGCACGCGGGCACATCTTCACCCGCGACGGCCGGCTGGTGGCGTCCGTGGCCCAGGAGGGACTCGTCCGCGTCCGCCAGGACAAGCGCTGA
- a CDS encoding M35 family metallo-endopeptidase — MSKSVRGFKWLVGGIVGVSMLGACGAPEELETASEQSAQATGEVAVSLSVSKASLSAHEDVSVTVTLTNVSSQPVRLLKFYIPDGRLKEGLFEVTRNGEPVEYIGPHIKRAAPTAQDYVTLAPGESLSGSAPVSGMYDLSETGAYTVQYAARSLDQHSAVITKAAQLDSNLVSLWIEGRANEFEAQGTVSAQGLSYSGACTSTEQSSISSAMSSARTYANNASTYLNGISSGTTRYTTWFGAYSSTNLTTARNHFTNIKNALANAAVVVDCSCNDSYYAYVYPASPYKIYVCNAFWSAPMTGTDSKAGTLVHEMSHFNVVAATDDHAYGQSAAKSLAISSPTRALDNADSHEYFAENTPSLP, encoded by the coding sequence GTGAGCAAGAGCGTTCGCGGTTTCAAGTGGCTGGTGGGCGGAATCGTCGGAGTGTCCATGCTGGGCGCGTGCGGCGCGCCGGAGGAGCTCGAGACGGCCTCGGAGCAGAGCGCGCAGGCCACCGGTGAGGTGGCGGTGAGCCTGTCGGTGAGCAAGGCCTCGCTGAGCGCCCACGAGGACGTGTCGGTGACGGTCACGCTGACCAACGTCTCGTCCCAGCCCGTGCGGCTGCTCAAGTTCTACATCCCGGACGGCCGCCTGAAGGAGGGTCTGTTCGAGGTGACGCGCAATGGCGAGCCCGTGGAGTACATCGGTCCGCACATCAAGCGCGCGGCCCCCACCGCCCAGGACTATGTCACCCTGGCCCCCGGCGAGAGCCTCTCGGGCTCGGCCCCCGTGTCCGGCATGTATGACCTGTCCGAGACCGGCGCCTACACCGTCCAGTACGCCGCGCGCTCGCTGGATCAGCACAGCGCGGTGATCACCAAGGCGGCGCAGCTCGACTCCAACCTGGTGAGCCTGTGGATCGAGGGCCGCGCCAACGAGTTCGAGGCCCAGGGCACGGTCTCCGCGCAGGGCCTGTCGTACTCCGGCGCCTGCACCAGCACCGAGCAGTCGTCGATCTCCTCGGCGATGAGCTCCGCCCGCACGTACGCGAACAACGCGTCCACCTACCTCAACGGCATCTCCTCGGGCACCACGCGCTACACCACCTGGTTCGGCGCGTACTCCAGCACCAACCTGACCACGGCGCGCAACCACTTCACCAACATCAAGAACGCCCTGGCCAACGCCGCCGTCGTGGTGGACTGCAGCTGCAACGACAGCTACTACGCCTACGTGTACCCGGCCTCGCCGTACAAGATCTACGTGTGCAACGCCTTCTGGAGCGCGCCCATGACGGGCACGGACTCCAAGGCCGGCACGCTGGTCCACGAGATGAGCCACTTCAATGTGGTGGCCGCCACGGATGACCACGCCTACGGCCAGAGCGCGGCCAAGAGCCTCGCCATCTCCAGCCCCACCCGCGCGCTGGACAACGCGGACAGCCACGAGTACTTCGCCGAGAACACCCCCTCGCTGCCGTAA
- a CDS encoding ABC transporter substrate-binding protein gives MRGRLVGLLGSLVLLVVAGACSRSKEGAQQAGGSDAGGTQAAAQVARVKLALNWVPEPEFGGFYAARDQGAFKRQGLEVEILGGGAGVPVLQMVATGQVEFGIVGADELLTARARGVDLLPLFAVYQTSPQAIMVHAARGAKSIQDVLASGTIALEPGLPYAAFLRKKYGFDKVKVVPYDGGVAQFVTNKDFAQQCFITSEPIAARKQGADPVVFLVADEGFNPYTAVVVTRRQLWKEQPERVKGFVAAVREGWRTYLDNPAPANAVMGKLNTTLDAETFAAAAQAQKPLIETEETRARGLGSMSRERWETLGRQLAELGLIEKAPAVDEFLLPELTQLPAKASP, from the coding sequence ATGAGAGGACGTCTCGTCGGACTGCTGGGAAGTCTGGTGCTGCTCGTGGTGGCGGGGGCGTGCTCGCGCTCGAAGGAAGGCGCGCAGCAGGCGGGAGGCTCGGACGCGGGCGGCACGCAGGCCGCGGCCCAGGTGGCCCGGGTGAAGCTGGCCCTCAACTGGGTGCCCGAGCCCGAGTTCGGTGGCTTCTATGCCGCGAGGGACCAGGGCGCGTTCAAGCGGCAGGGGCTGGAGGTGGAGATCCTCGGCGGCGGGGCCGGCGTGCCCGTGTTGCAGATGGTGGCCACGGGGCAGGTGGAGTTCGGGATCGTCGGCGCGGACGAGTTGCTCACCGCCCGGGCGCGCGGCGTGGACCTGCTTCCGCTGTTCGCCGTGTACCAGACGTCGCCGCAAGCCATCATGGTGCACGCCGCTCGCGGGGCGAAGAGCATCCAGGACGTGCTCGCCTCGGGAACCATCGCCCTGGAGCCCGGCCTGCCGTATGCCGCGTTCCTGAGGAAGAAGTACGGCTTCGACAAGGTGAAGGTGGTGCCCTACGACGGCGGCGTGGCGCAGTTCGTGACGAACAAGGACTTCGCGCAGCAGTGCTTCATCACCTCGGAGCCCATCGCGGCGCGCAAGCAGGGCGCGGATCCGGTGGTGTTCCTGGTGGCCGATGAGGGTTTCAATCCCTATACGGCCGTCGTCGTCACCCGCCGGCAGCTGTGGAAGGAGCAGCCGGAGCGCGTGAAGGGCTTCGTGGCGGCGGTGCGCGAGGGCTGGCGCACCTACCTGGACAATCCGGCGCCGGCCAACGCGGTGATGGGGAAGCTGAACACCACCCTGGACGCGGAGACGTTCGCGGCGGCGGCGCAGGCGCAGAAGCCCCTCATCGAGACCGAGGAGACGCGCGCCCGGGGGCTCGGCTCGATGAGCCGCGAGCGCTGGGAGACGCTGGGGCGGCAGCTCGCGGAGCTGGGTCTCATCGAGAAGGCGCCCGCCGTGGACGAGTTCCTCCTGCCCGAGCTCACGCAGCTCCCCGCCAAAGCCTCTCCGTAA
- a CDS encoding class I SAM-dependent methyltransferase: MSVEDCGTEVSPVNPDVREIYDDLGQKYDVWTLLPDRLFLDRWRRELLAGARGEVLEVAVGTGKNLAFYPEACRVTGLDFSRAMLDEASRRARALHRPFEPREGDVTALPFADASFDTVACTLAVCTFTEPLAALREMRRVCRPGGAVLLLEHVLPRDRPLARVAHAIAPLTRKAVGCNPDRDTLALVREAGLHVDSVLGRARDIILAVVARP; this comes from the coding sequence GTGAGCGTGGAAGACTGCGGCACGGAGGTGAGCCCCGTGAACCCGGACGTTCGAGAGATCTACGACGATCTCGGCCAGAAATACGATGTGTGGACCCTGCTGCCGGATCGTCTCTTCCTGGACCGGTGGCGGCGCGAGCTGCTCGCGGGTGCCCGGGGAGAGGTGCTCGAGGTGGCTGTTGGCACGGGGAAGAACCTCGCCTTCTACCCCGAGGCGTGCCGGGTGACGGGCCTGGACTTCTCGCGCGCCATGCTCGACGAGGCCTCGCGCCGGGCCCGGGCGCTGCACCGTCCGTTCGAGCCCCGGGAAGGTGATGTCACGGCGTTGCCCTTCGCGGATGCGAGCTTCGACACGGTGGCCTGCACGCTCGCGGTTTGCACCTTCACGGAGCCGCTCGCCGCGCTGCGCGAGATGCGCCGGGTGTGCCGTCCCGGGGGCGCGGTGTTGTTGCTGGAGCATGTGCTCCCTCGGGACCGGCCCCTGGCCCGGGTCGCCCACGCCATCGCCCCCCTCACGCGCAAGGCGGTGGGCTGCAACCCAGACCGGGACACCCTGGCGCTCGTGCGCGAGGCGGGGCTGCACGTCGACTCCGTGCTCGGACGGGCCCGCGACATCATCCTCGCCGTGGTCGCCCGGCCCTGA
- a CDS encoding methyl-accepting chemotaxis protein has protein sequence MSTLIGGFIVLTRKGTQTVMDASVLVMQSHESLTHIERVFSLVKDADSGHRDYILTGNEAALDFYRQSQGGLSKELEQLRQLLSGDAERLRLLESLTASLEQKLNSLRGNIEVRRAQGLDVALARLNAGESARLMDNLRTAVSELRQHEEQLLAARETKQVEEVRGLDKFYWIDGIGLLVILMGIAMLIGRSLERRLHTAIAQVQGSSADLHAAASQQVSGAREQASATTEISTTVKELLSTSRQIAGSAQQVARVADDTAGAARTGNDTVLRAQEAIDVVSRQVDAIVNHMLELGKRSQEIGGILDIINELAEQTNILAINATIESAGAGEHGKRFAVVADEIRKLADRVGGATKDIRVLIDEIRAASNTTIMATEDGSKAVQSSAKQFGEVAGNFRRIAELVRANLDVAREIELSTQQQTTAVEQVNTAILEVAQTARQAESTSSQTMQTANQLSQLSKQLSAILDARAAAAAASASASS, from the coding sequence ATGTCAACGTTGATCGGGGGTTTCATCGTCCTGACGCGTAAGGGTACGCAGACGGTGATGGACGCTTCCGTGCTCGTGATGCAGAGCCACGAGTCGCTCACCCACATCGAGCGCGTCTTCTCCCTCGTGAAGGACGCGGACTCGGGCCATCGCGACTACATCCTCACGGGCAACGAGGCCGCCCTCGACTTCTACCGCCAGTCTCAGGGCGGCCTGTCCAAGGAGCTCGAGCAGCTGCGCCAGCTGCTGTCCGGCGACGCCGAGCGGCTGCGGCTGCTGGAGTCGCTCACGGCCTCCCTCGAGCAGAAGCTCAACAGCCTGCGCGGCAACATCGAGGTGCGCCGTGCCCAGGGGCTCGACGTCGCCCTGGCCCGCCTCAACGCGGGCGAGAGCGCGCGGCTGATGGACAACCTCCGCACGGCCGTCTCGGAGCTGCGCCAGCACGAGGAGCAGCTGCTCGCGGCGCGCGAGACGAAGCAGGTCGAGGAGGTGCGGGGCCTCGACAAGTTCTATTGGATCGACGGCATCGGGCTGCTGGTCATCCTCATGGGGATCGCCATGCTCATCGGCAGGAGCCTGGAGCGCAGGCTCCACACCGCCATCGCGCAGGTACAGGGCTCCTCGGCCGATCTCCATGCGGCGGCCTCGCAGCAGGTCAGCGGTGCGCGCGAGCAGGCCTCGGCCACCACGGAGATCTCCACCACCGTCAAGGAGCTGCTGTCCACCTCGCGGCAGATCGCCGGCAGCGCCCAGCAGGTGGCCCGCGTGGCGGATGACACGGCTGGCGCCGCCCGCACCGGCAACGACACGGTGCTGCGTGCCCAGGAGGCCATCGACGTGGTGAGCCGCCAGGTGGACGCCATCGTCAATCACATGCTGGAGCTCGGCAAGCGCTCGCAGGAGATCGGCGGCATCCTGGACATCATCAACGAGCTGGCCGAGCAGACGAACATCCTCGCCATCAACGCCACCATCGAGAGCGCCGGGGCGGGCGAGCACGGCAAGCGTTTCGCCGTGGTGGCCGATGAGATCCGCAAGCTGGCGGACCGCGTGGGTGGAGCCACCAAGGACATCCGCGTGCTCATCGATGAGATCCGCGCCGCCTCCAACACCACCATCATGGCCACCGAGGATGGCTCCAAGGCGGTGCAGAGCAGCGCGAAGCAGTTCGGCGAGGTCGCCGGCAACTTCCGGCGCATCGCGGAGCTGGTGCGCGCCAACCTGGACGTGGCGCGGGAGATCGAGCTGAGCACCCAGCAGCAGACGACGGCGGTGGAGCAGGTGAACACCGCCATCCTCGAGGTGGCGCAGACGGCCCGTCAGGCCGAGAGCACCTCGTCGCAGACGATGCAGACGGCCAACCAGCTCTCCCAGCTGTCCAAGCAGCTCAGCGCCATCCTCGACGCGCGCGCCGCCGCCGCCGCTGCCTCCGCCTCCGCTTCCTCGTAA
- a CDS encoding ABC transporter permease, translated as MKTLRDALAPLAALVILLALWETVARVFSISPIVLPPPSAIGLDASHAADSLLSGALSTGRSALVGFGLSAGVGVLAAIVLSSSRVLERALYPYALFLQMVPIIAIAPVLVVWFGHGARAVAVASFIVSVFPVIANTHTGMRSVDPALRDMFRLYGARRLATLWKLELPASLPHLFTGLRVASGLSVVGAIVGEWVAGVVEGDVGLGILVLAANRQGNTARVFAAVLTASALGLMLFGAVSLTGERLLRRWHPSASGS; from the coding sequence ATGAAGACCCTCCGCGACGCCCTGGCGCCGCTGGCCGCGCTCGTCATCCTCCTGGCCCTGTGGGAGACCGTGGCGCGCGTCTTCTCCATAAGCCCCATCGTGCTGCCGCCCCCGTCCGCCATCGGCCTGGATGCGAGCCACGCCGCGGACTCGCTGCTCAGTGGGGCGCTGTCCACCGGCCGCTCGGCGCTGGTGGGCTTCGGGCTGAGCGCTGGGGTGGGCGTGCTCGCCGCCATCGTCCTGTCCTCGTCACGGGTGCTGGAGCGAGCGCTCTACCCGTACGCCCTCTTCCTGCAGATGGTGCCCATCATCGCCATCGCCCCGGTGCTGGTGGTGTGGTTCGGCCATGGCGCGCGCGCGGTGGCCGTCGCCTCCTTCATCGTCTCCGTCTTCCCCGTCATCGCCAACACGCACACCGGGATGCGCTCGGTGGACCCGGCCCTGCGGGACATGTTCCGCCTCTACGGAGCGCGCCGGCTGGCCACGCTGTGGAAGCTGGAGCTGCCCGCCTCGCTGCCCCACCTGTTCACCGGGCTGCGCGTGGCCTCGGGCCTGTCCGTCGTCGGCGCCATCGTGGGCGAGTGGGTCGCTGGCGTCGTCGAGGGCGACGTCGGGCTGGGCATCCTGGTGCTGGCGGCCAACCGGCAGGGAAACACGGCCCGGGTCTTCGCCGCCGTCCTGACGGCCTCGGCGTTGGGGCTGATGCTGTTCGGCGCGGTGAGCCTCACCGGCGAGCGCCTGCTGCGGCGCTGGCACCCATCCGCCTCGGGCTCGTGA
- a CDS encoding MFS transporter, whose amino-acid sequence MSHPSAPSSAPAVPRPELLALSYLAFVSLGLPDAVLGVAWPSIRESFALPLAALGAVLAMAASAYFTSGLFAGRFMRTAGIGTLLAVSTALAATGVAGYAASPAFALFIAAACVVGFGSGAVDAGLNTYAAHHFGARHMTWLHAAYSTGAALGPVLMTALLTRGAGWRAGYAVIGGVLALLAVAFTVMRRQWDAGPGEGSSPGEAPVDATSPTVSAWATLRRPRVWLQIAIFFLYTGVEVTAGQWSYTVLTQARGLGTAVAGTWVSLYWAGLLAGRIVLGFVVERVGAVRLLRLGTAGAVLGALLLALPAIPAVLGLAVLGFSLAPIFPALMSETPRRVGTDAAAHAVGFQVSAATMGVAVIPSAVGLAGERLGLAAITPLLLGVAVLLAAVHEVLVAMADRPTPPAPDSGLAGPRG is encoded by the coding sequence ATGAGCCATCCGTCCGCGCCCTCATCCGCCCCGGCAGTTCCCCGCCCGGAGCTCCTGGCCCTGTCGTACCTGGCCTTCGTCAGCCTCGGGCTGCCGGATGCGGTGCTCGGCGTCGCCTGGCCGTCCATCCGCGAGTCCTTCGCGTTGCCCCTGGCGGCGCTCGGCGCCGTGCTCGCCATGGCCGCCTCGGCGTACTTCACCTCGGGCCTGTTCGCGGGGCGGTTCATGCGCACCGCTGGAATCGGCACCCTGCTGGCCGTCAGCACCGCGCTCGCCGCTACGGGAGTCGCCGGCTACGCGGCCTCCCCCGCCTTCGCCCTCTTCATCGCCGCGGCCTGCGTCGTCGGGTTCGGGTCCGGCGCGGTCGACGCCGGGCTCAATACATATGCCGCCCACCACTTCGGGGCGCGCCACATGACCTGGCTGCACGCCGCCTACAGCACCGGGGCCGCGCTCGGGCCGGTGCTCATGACGGCGCTCCTCACGCGGGGCGCGGGGTGGCGGGCCGGTTATGCCGTCATCGGCGGGGTGCTCGCGCTGCTCGCGGTGGCCTTCACCGTGATGCGCCGGCAGTGGGACGCCGGGCCGGGGGAGGGCTCGAGCCCGGGCGAGGCCCCCGTGGACGCCACCTCCCCCACGGTCAGCGCGTGGGCCACGCTGCGCCGTCCCCGCGTCTGGCTGCAGATCGCCATCTTCTTCCTCTACACCGGCGTCGAGGTCACCGCGGGACAGTGGAGCTACACCGTCCTCACCCAGGCGCGTGGGCTCGGCACCGCCGTGGCCGGAACGTGGGTCAGCCTGTACTGGGCGGGTCTGCTGGCCGGGCGCATCGTGCTCGGCTTCGTCGTCGAGCGGGTGGGCGCCGTCCGGCTCCTGCGGCTCGGCACCGCGGGGGCCGTCCTGGGCGCGCTCCTCCTCGCCCTCCCGGCGATCCCCGCCGTCCTCGGGCTGGCGGTGCTCGGCTTCTCCCTGGCCCCCATCTTCCCGGCCCTCATGTCCGAGACGCCCCGGCGGGTGGGGACGGATGCCGCCGCGCATGCGGTCGGCTTCCAGGTGAGCGCGGCGACGATGGGCGTCGCGGTCATCCCGAGCGCCGTGGGTCTCGCCGGCGAGCGGCTCGGGCTCGCGGCCATCACTCCGTTGCTCCTCGGCGTCGCGGTGCTGCTGGCCGCGGTCCACGAGGTGCTCGTCGCGATGGCCGACCGCCCCACCCCACCCGCTCCGGACAGCGGCCTCGCCGGGCCCCGCGGCTGA